One uncultured Methanobrevibacter sp. genomic window carries:
- a CDS encoding glycosyltransferase family 2 protein, which yields MLTKNEFKVSIEDRKQTYVIIPAYNEETRVRPVIEAIADMGFKIILVNDGSSDGTLDVLKDVQKKYPKNIFIYSHVINRGVGLAMQTGFEAVVKYNPKYIVNIDADGQHSVDDLEKVLEPLVTGRAEAVIGVRSLKDMPKSKNFGNSVMNLLTRIFYGVNVSDSQTGFRALTSNALSKISINAQGYLISSEFIREINDNNIPFEEVTIETIYTPETQAKGTNYKVGIKILFTMIKHKLFD from the coding sequence ATGTTGACTAAAAATGAATTTAAAGTATCTATTGAAGATAGAAAACAAACATATGTTATTATTCCAGCATATAATGAAGAAACAAGAGTTAGACCAGTTATTGAAGCAATAGCTGATATGGGGTTTAAAATTATACTAGTTAATGATGGGTCTAGTGATGGTACTTTAGATGTGTTAAAAGATGTTCAAAAGAAATATCCTAAGAATATCTTTATTTATTCTCATGTTATTAATCGTGGTGTTGGATTAGCTATGCAAACTGGTTTTGAAGCAGTTGTAAAATATAATCCAAAATATATTGTTAATATTGATGCTGATGGTCAACATTCTGTTGATGATTTGGAAAAAGTTCTTGAACCATTAGTTACTGGTAGAGCTGAGGCAGTTATTGGTGTACGTTCTTTAAAAGATATGCCTAAATCTAAAAATTTTGGAAATTCTGTAATGAATTTATTAACTCGTATTTTTTATGGGGTTAATGTTTCTGATTCTCAAACAGGTTTTAGGGCATTAACTAGCAATGCATTAAGCAAAATATCAATTAATGCTCAAGGTTATTTAATTTCTTCTGAGTTTATTCGTGAAATTAATGATAATAATATTCCTTTTGAAGAAGTGACAATTGAAACAATTTACACTCCTGAAACACAAGCAAAAGGAACTAACTATAAAGTTGGAATTAAAATATTATTTACTATGATTAAACATAAGTTATTTGATTAA
- a CDS encoding DUF2304 domain-containing protein has translation MFFYSFLFPVIAIFAILWFVIRVRSGKNTIGSLIVWTILWIFLVLFALVPDVSMLFAKLFGITRGLDFIFIMVFAVMTYIIFTLYYKIDKLKDDVNKMVKEVALANEISLSDDEE, from the coding sequence ATGTTTTTCTATTCTTTTTTATTTCCTGTAATTGCAATTTTTGCTATTTTATGGTTTGTTATAAGAGTAAGGTCTGGGAAAAATACTATTGGAAGTTTAATAGTTTGGACTATATTGTGGATTTTTTTAGTATTGTTTGCATTAGTTCCTGATGTAAGTATGTTATTTGCAAAATTGTTTGGAATAACAAGAGGTCTTGACTTTATTTTTATTATGGTTTTTGCTGTAATGACTTATATTATATTTACTTTATATTATAAGATTGATAAGTTAAAAGATGATGTAAATAAAATGGTTAAAGAAGTAGCTTTAGCCAATGAAATTTCCTTATCTGATGATGAGGAATAA
- a CDS encoding (Fe-S)-binding protein, whose protein sequence is MLYFRGCTARQKETDIAKATQKLLELADVDYYMLDDEKCCGSVLLRTGFEKEAKEQIAKNTEIFGDETILTSCAGCYKTLLQDYEGLDVIHISELLAMLINEGKLKFDKKDLNVTYHDSCHLGRHCRIFDEPRDVINSLANLIEMKNNKDNSLCCGAGGGVKSAYPKIASKLADARITQAKDTGCKTLITACPFCKLNLKDQDLEILDLTEFLIKYGVK, encoded by the coding sequence ATGTTATATTTTAGAGGATGTACTGCAAGACAAAAAGAAACAGATATTGCGAAAGCTACACAAAAATTATTGGAATTGGCTGATGTTGATTATTATATGTTAGATGATGAAAAATGTTGTGGTTCAGTTTTACTTAGAACTGGTTTTGAAAAAGAAGCTAAAGAACAAATAGCTAAAAATACTGAAATTTTTGGTGATGAAACAATACTGACATCATGTGCAGGATGTTATAAGACATTACTTCAGGATTATGAAGGTTTAGATGTTATTCATATTTCTGAATTGCTTGCTATGTTAATTAATGAAGGTAAATTAAAATTTGATAAAAAAGATTTAAATGTTACTTATCATGATTCATGTCATTTAGGAAGACATTGTAGGATATTTGATGAACCACGTGATGTCATTAATTCATTAGCTAATTTAATTGAGATGAAAAATAATAAAGATAATAGTTTATGTTGTGGGGCAGGAGGTGGAGTAAAATCTGCTTACCCTAAAATAGCATCTAAACTTGCTGATGCCAGAATAACTCAAGCTAAAGATACAGGATGTAAAACACTTATTACAGCTTGTCCTTTCTGTAAACTTAATTTGAAAGATCAGGATTTGGAAATTTTAGATTTAACTGAGTTTTTAATAAAGTATGGGGTAAAATAA